GACCAAATACACGTGTTGTGAACAACCCTgcctaaatttgaataaaaatttgcaCAGTATATAAAATGGGGCTTCAGAAATCATGAATAATACGTCTCATATCTTTCTTATGCCTACACATACACAACCAACCCTGATATGTGACATTTTTAGCCCTGCTGTCATCATATGGAGGGTCAACCAGAGAATTAAAAACAGAACACTCACCCGGCACACAGCACAGGTAAAGACGAGCGCGGCCTTGGCCGCCGTCTTCTGGTCGTGCCCCTTCGCCTTCTTCATCTCGGCCTGTTTTTTGGCATTCTTCTGTTGCGCCTGGAACCTCTGATGTCCACGGGCCATGGTGGTGAAATCTAATGTCAGATAAATACAGGTATTGTTTATTATAATGAAAAAATGATTCACTACAAGCATTTTCTTAGTTCATTTATGCCAACTACATAAAAGGATGAACAATTGCTACTCCATTAAATAGTTGAGGAGTGGTGTGATAGTAACTAAGTAGTAGTTTCTGTCTactttacttttgaaaattgTCGATAGGTGATTGTTagtcttttgttttggttttttaatatttttggaaaacaaaagaaaactaaaCCTAGAAGAGTCCAGTTGCCTCGAGTCAACCTTTGTAGATTATAATGACCTACAcagacataaaaatatatattagcaAGCACATTGGTATCGTGAGAGTACGTTAAAAATGACTCACGTAATTATTgatatgtgccctgcaattagGCTGTCTTGGGTGTGACCGACTTCTCTTGCCAAAAGTCATTTTAGGCGAAGACTGTACAATTGTCcaaaggtgtgaatgtgagtgagaATTTTATGCCACTCGTTGCACTGCTACCACATTTACAAGTGCACAATTTTATATAATTAACAAGTAGTTGACCTACTAGAAGTTGTCCTTTCTACTACATGGCCTATAAACTGGATATAAAGGCGAAAAGGGCTTTCACCATGTGGCTGTATTATAGCGAACGTTCACCGATGTTAAATGGACAAACTGACCCTCATATCTTAAAATGGACGTTTGCAACCAAAAATGCTCAATGGTATGAGGCCTGTTTGCTCAGTCTATAAATAGTCCACCATCATTAGCCAGGAATGAAATCAGTCTTACTAACACAACTGATAAAAACACAATCAAGCTTGTCTGATACAATAGAAATATATTTCATTCACAATGTTACATTTAAACGAGTTAAAAATCACTCGTTTACACCTGTCATCTGCTTTCGT
This portion of the Festucalex cinctus isolate MCC-2025b chromosome 19, RoL_Fcin_1.0, whole genome shotgun sequence genome encodes:
- the znf706 gene encoding zinc finger protein 706 — protein: MARGHQRFQAQQKNAKKQAEMKKAKGHDQKTAAKAALVFTCAVCRSQMPDPKTFKQHFESKHPKSPLPPELEGVEA